GAACCACTGGTGTTCTTGTTTGGTTGTCAGAAGATTCCTGCGCGCTCCAACGTGCTCTCGAAGATAAAATACGGAGGAATCCATCAGATGTATCTCTGGGAGAAGGTTACACTGAAACCCTCACCGGCTAGCAGCCACAGGACATGGATCGCCAGTGTCTGAGGTGAACACTTCACCGGCCAGCCACTACCGGAGAGAGAAAGAACTGTCTCCTTCAGTGTTTGGAAGAACAAGAACTGGTTGTTAAGATGTTGATGTCGCAGTAGTCCAATCTCCATGCAACTGCCGAACTCCTTTTCAGAAGTCAGGAAATCAGAAATAGTAGCAGGTGAGCAAGCTTTGGCTCGTGGCTTGATGCGTCCTCGCGAACGATCTGATGACAGATGGTGTTATCCGGACTCTCAGAAGTCCTGGAGTAAGATGGAGCAGCTTAAACCTCGTCTCATCTGCATGTTCATGGCGGAATAATGCAAGAGGTTTCTGATGAACTGACAGTGCGTCACGGGCTGTGGTGCTGTTGTGCTGGAACAGATCTGACGGCCCCAGGTGTACGTGCAGCATCAAGTGCAGCGCTCTGTTCTGCCTGCTGTAGCCATTATTGGCAACATGCCCTCATGTCTGGCCCTGTCGTCACCTGACGAAATGTAACCGGGCACGGTCCTGAAGAATGCACTGCCCCCATGGCCCTGACCAGCAGTCCGACTGTGGCAGTGATTCACAGGGTGTTTGGTTTCGTAGGATTAATCTTTGTAATATCAAAGAGAATTTTATTatttataagtattaaataaaatttaattacaaaactaattgcagaatctcTAGCCTGATTCGTGAAACGAATTTAATAAGGtatattaatctataattagcggatggttaagTTCACtaaattcatctcgcgaattagcatcatCCGtgaaaaaattttataaactgattttatttaatacttggtagattttatttaatacttctaaatggtAAGATTTTTTTAATATGATAAAACTAACTTTAGCGCTTCGGAACCAAACGGAACTTACACCATCTGAGAGCCACATGCGTGCAAAATGTTCATGACAAGAAATATGGTTTGGGACACAGGTAAGATCCACTTTATTTACAAAACGGTGTGGCCAATATCTCTGGCCCCAGCGTAATGATGATGTGTGTGCGCTGCATGAGAAGTGGCTCTACTCGTCTCGTCAGGTACCATGGTAAGCAAAAGTTCTGGGAACTGCAGTACTGCACTGTTGTCGCTGAAAGCATGCAAGAAGCAACCTGACCGGAAATCTGTTTTGTTGATAAAACAGAAATAGGAGTCGTGGAGACCAGTCAGGTGATAAAGCTGCTAATTTAGCTCCAACGTCCATCCCATACTGTCCTCCACGAAGCCTTTCTGGATAGCTGTGAATGCTGCATAGAGTTGCTGAGACACCACTCCGGCCTCCTGGCTCTTCCCATACTCCACTCTGTAATGGGCATTGGATCATTGAGTATTGATTGTTTCACTGCAAGTACATCAATTATTTGCCGACATTCAAAGAGCACTCTTTCTATTTTTTTAGTATTGCGTTTGGCTACTGAACTGAGATTTAAGAATACAAATGGATCAAGGGTAAATTCATTGTGGGAGTCTACTGGAGCACAAATGTCAGGAGATCTACTGAAACCGCATATCCATACTGCTCTTGTGAAATGCTGCTTATAGGCATTTAACCAACTCAGAGTTCTAGTGGAGCGTCAGTCATTTCTCAGACACTCAAATAGCACAAATAACAAAACAATTACTTGGCTCAAGTACTTACTTTCTTTCACGGTAAGTGATGCTACCGACAGGTGACAGTACAACAGCAGTTCCAGTACAGAAAACTTCATCAGCTCCGAGCAGCTCACCTATTGTAATATTACGCTCTTCAACCTGAAAAAGTTTGGAATAGAAAACAtgataaaagaaggaaaagagTATTGCATATCTCCTGTCATTTATACAAATTCAACATGAATAGAATTGCAGAAAGATGAATATGCCAGTTTGAGTTACCTGAAATCCAAGGTTTTGAGCAATTCCCATTACACTTTTTCTTGTGATTCCGGGAAGAATCGTTCCTGTTAACAGTGGAGTAGAAATAACATTATCCTGTCAGGAAAAGGTGAGATAGCTCTAAGGTCATTTGTTCATTTTGTATGAATTCTAAACTTAACCTCAGATGTTTAACTAGTACTGGAAGATAAATAAATAGGATGCTAACTGGATGAGGATATTATGCATTCAATATTTTTCAGTTTGCTCACAAAATACAGCAAATTCTTCCAAAATCATTGCCAAAGACATGACTGGTAGATTGCACAGATATACTAGCAAATGTCCAGGCAGAAATCAAGTGGCAACTTCACTGGTAAGACTCATGATGTATTCCctttaaaaaaaattatgatGCGATTAATCAAATTTGCTTCATGCTGGTAGTTCCTAGATGCAGTTGCAAAGGTGGTCAACCTATCATACCTTCACCATGAATATATTACAAGAAGAAACTTCCTCCACAAACTTGTTATGGATAGGGTCCAAGTATAGAACGTCAGAATGGCCTTTCTCCTTGGCTCTTCTCTGAGCACTAACAACCTGTACGTGGGCACCAATTATCAAGAACCACGCATAAATGTGCTAATGTTCCTCAAGACTAAAGCTGCATATACGGTACATGTTCATTTTGTGATAGGTTTATCTTGTAACCAGAAAAGATTATAACATTGCTATAGATTGAGAGAGGTTGCATCAAAGAGCGTAGAACTAGCATATAAGTTGAGGCCAACAATGAAAAGGAAAAATAGTGAAAAGCCAAAATAATATGTAGCAAGCTGGGGAGTAATGATGGTTTACGATATTGTGTCATCTAGGACCGTATTCTGGATCTTGTTCGAGGTTCCAGTTTATTGCCAACAACTGAAATAAAACTGGATGGAAAGGGTCTTATAAATCCAATGTGCTCCAAATTCAGAACACAGCAATCTGACAGGATAATGCTCATTACCAACTTTTTTTCTGCagttttatttttaaaaaaacagTGCTATTCTTAACCCTGTTCTAAAGTATTGAAACGAAGTAACTGAGGAACTATAAGAATGACGTGAAGAATTGCTCATTACCGAAGCATAATTCCCAATAGTCTTTATATCACCAGTTCCACCAGGTGCAGCACGGTGGTATTCTTCCTCGGTTAACAAGCTGATTGGAGATAAACCATCCTGATAGTAAACGGGTCAGTTCTTTAGATGTAACACAACATCAATTGTAATTTGTAAGTAGAAAAGAAACAAAGCAAATATCTGACCTTGAAATAATGCCCAACCGGGCAAACAAACACAATAAATGTATACTGTGGAGCAGGTGCTACACCAAGGATAGCCCCACTTCCAATTAGCTGCGGTCTGATATACAAAGAACCTTTACCAGTAGGAGGTACCTGCAGTAGAGCACATGATCCATCAGAAACGAGAGATGCATCACATGTAATCATTCAACAAGAGATGTCCCGCATCCTTACCCAACGCTTGTTTGCCAGAACAGTTAGCTTGACAGCTTCTAGGAATTGCTCTACGCTTGGTGCAGGCATGCATAACCGATCTGCACCAGTTCTCATCCGCAATGCATTTTCATGTGGGCGAAAAAGAAGGATTGATCCATCCTCTTTTCTATGTGCTCTTAGACCTTCAAGCAATCCCTGCCAAAGTTTTATAAGCATGTTGGAGCATTCTCAACATAATGGTGCAAAAGCAGACAGCAAGGCTATTTATGTAGAGCAAGTAGTGATTCTTGAAGGAAGATCTTGGAGTACACAAACGGACTGACCTGACCATAATTCAACACTGCAGCTGCTGGGTTCAGCTCAATTGGCCCATATGGCACCAATTCACCCTTTGTGAACACCCCATCTGAAGAACACCTCATTAAATACATGAAGTCCGTAGGGACCAGTTGAAACCCAAGAGCATCCCAATTGAAGTCAACTAGATCCGGGGTCCCTGTGCTGAAACATGCACAGCTCAGATGAACAAATGATTCCAATAATGAAGCTGAAACAGCAACGGGCAACTAATAAGTTCTGCAGCTGTTTATTCATAACTGTGAGTACTATAAGAATTTCTAGTCACTAAGTTCATTCTTCATTTCCTTCCTTGATAAGTAGAACATGATCTTGATCCATGCTCTCAATTGTGTACCATTACTTCACAGAAAACAGATTGTCAATCACCGGTTCCTTGGTACTCCTTATGTAATGTAGCACGTTCTAATACACAATGAATCAATCTCCTTTAGCATTACCAAACTCAAATGCTTAATCAGTAATTTTTGCTAGTTAGTATCATCAGGCCCAATGCATCATCCCAAAGAAAAAGGTACACAAGCGCAGAACAAAAAACCAAGGATATCAAGACTGAAGTTGTCTTCTCATACTTGTACGTAGTCGTCATCAGAGTAGAAAACCGGCTCCTCATCCTAGCAACAGGGCCTCGTAGGGAGGTGCGCTGTGTCGATCGGCTCCAAACCTGCAGGTTTAACGGCGTTGCGTCAGACGGTCAGAGCAAGCTGGCCACGAAGATGATCTGGGCGCGGGCCCGCGCAGCCAACAGCACAAAAACTTAAGCAAAGCTACTCACGAGACGGGAGGGGATGCGCGGGAATGGAACCGTGCCGTGGCCGGACGCGGGGGACGCAAAACTGCGGGCCGCGCTTGTGCGGAGCTCCATTTGTAGTCGGGGTGGAGGCCGGCGACCGGGGAGTATGTGGCTGGCTGGTTCggtgggttgggggggggggtgggggtgggaaCGCGCGCGCGGCGAAGGCGGCTGCGGCAGCCGGCAGGGGAAGGCGCGCTTGCCCGAACGGGCGCCGCCGAGCCGCCCGGCTCGTTGCCATTGGTCGCCTGCTTCGTTTGCCGGGTCGCGGTCTCCGACTCCGAGACGTGCGGGTCCCTGCCTGGCTCGCGGGGGCGCCCGGTGCCAGTGCATGACGGGTGGGGCACGGGGGGTGCGGGTCCATCGTGTCAGTGAATGCGGGTGTGGTGTTCTCACGGGAGCATTGCAAAACCTTAGGCGGCGGCGACCGTTGTTTTGACTGGGACGGACGTTTCTGTGGGCCAGGGTGGATTAGTTCGTGCGCAAGCGACTGGGTCCCGCATCCAGCATGGGCTTGAGTTCCGCTCTAGGCCGGCCAAGCATTAGAGATGGGCCTAGATAAGGTTTCCATGCGGGATTTCTCTCTCCATGTCACCTCACAGACTGACTCTAGTCACAACTCACAACAAGGAAAAACCTCTCAAAAAAGCCAAAAAGAGAAGTAGAGAAAATAATTGTCTTTAATGTCTTGGCAGACGGTCAACCCTCTTTTTTGAGACGATGTCAGCCAGACCGTGATCAAACATACGATGAAGAATCTCGTGGTTATTCAAGAGGAAAAAGTTTCAGTGGCTGCAGAGGAAGCAGCAGCCAGAGCAGATGTAACTTCAGAATATGCTGAGCATTTACACAGGCATCGAAATGACCGTGTTAAGACAAAGACTGGAAGAGAAAACGCAGCAATGAGCAAGTGAGCAACGGGCGATGCATACTATGCACCTTCACGATTCCACCTTCACCACCATGAATATCCGACGATCAAGGAAGATGCGGTCATGGTCATGGAGATACCAAAGCGACCACTCTTCGCAGCAGTTTCCTAATGATGCCACAGACTTGCCATTGCTTGTAACGTTCGTGTCGTCAAAGGGAATTGCCCGGGTTGCTTCGTACAATAGCTTGTTCTGAAGAGCTGCAATACTCCATCCTCCCAACAGTCCACTGCATGACTACTGCAACCGTTCCTTGTCCAAGGAACAGCCAGTCTGAAATGGAGAGTGCCGGGAGGGGACAGACACCGGAGAGAGGGCAGCACGGCTTCAGAATGGCCGCAAGCAAATTTGCGGGCAACACCGGCCAGGCGGCACAGAACCCGCCTGTAGCTGTGGAGGACAAGATTTTCGTCGCCGTCCCAGAAGAGCTCAAGCATGGCAAGAGCACCTTGCTGTGGGCGCTGCAGAACTTGGCCAGGGACTCCTCCAGGTCCAGGATCGTCATTGCTCATGTCCACATTCCTGCACAAATGATCACCAGTAAGTACCTGAGAACCAGGAGTGTCGCTCTTTTTTCTGTCTGAAAGTAAATGGCGAGTTCTCCACATTTCGGCCGTACACCTTCTTTTGGAAGTGGCATGATTCAGCTTCTGTTAAAGGGCCTGGCAACAGGCAAGGTCACCAGGAGTAAGTGTTTTATCCATTAGATGTGTGCTCCAGCTGGACACATGTAACCAAAAGAGGAAACATGTAAACAATTTTTTTCACCGGATCAGAAAAAAACAACTTGCAATAGAAATGTTTGGAATCAATACTCCAGTAGTCCGCTTAAAGAGAAAAAAGGCTAGAATCCAATCAACATTGGCATTGTGCCAGTAGCGTCTAGAAATAGCTGTATGATTGATGTTAACCATTCTTTCTGTAGCCAATTGTGGCAGAAGAGATTTATCTAATGAATCTATTACAAAAAAGGCACTCAAATATGGTTCATTCCAAACTCTTGTCAGGAGATCCTCCATGTTGAATTGCTACATTAAAGCTTTCTTTTCATGGAACAGAGAACTTTCATGGTCTCATTATGATTTATGAACTACTACTTCCCATCTAAACATATTTTGTACTTTTCCAATGGGGTTGGGGGCAAACGTTCATTATAGCACAATGAGACCACAAGAACTCCTTGCGTATAGGGAGCATGAAAGAGAAAAGATGGAGAAGAAACTAAACAAATATGTTCTTATATGCAGACGATTAAAGGTGTGTTCCTTTATGTTCTGTTATGTGTCGTGGTTAATTGAAATTGAaatttcctttttcctttttggaAGCAAGAAACTGACATCACTAGTATCAGCTGGAGGAACACATATATCCCAACATTGCAGAATTCTAATCAACATTTTCCTTTGCCAGGTTAAGTGCAACAAAGAAACTATTCAAAATGATGACATAACTAAAGGGATCATCGAGCTTATTTCTTTACATGGGATTATAAAGCTTGTCGTAGGTGCCGCATCAGATAAAAACTACTCAAAGTATGGCCCAAATATCTACTATTGTCTCAAATTTATAGTCCCATCAACTCTACATCCACCATTTTTCCGTGGTAGAGGACTCTAGCCATTAAAAGATCTTAGTATGATGTTTATCCAGATTATGCTTGGTTTCTTAAAATCTAGCAGCTGAGTAACCAAAAACAGCTTCGGCATTTGGTAAAGAACGATTTATCAACTAGTATAAAAATGTGGATCGCCAAGCAGTTCCCTAATAGCTCATGGTTTAAATTCTAGCATTTAACTACCCAAAAGTTGCATGGTGCCTGCCATAATTACTTGACTAATGGCTAAGAAAACTGAAATAATGCGCAGCTTCCCATTTGATTAAAAAAGATCATCTTATGAACTTCGAGTGCAGAGAATAAGAAAAGTTCACTACTAGATCACAGTTTCTTTGATTGCAAATGCCAACCGAACCTAACAAATGTTAACAAACCGTAGGGCAATGAAAGCACCAACGTCCAAGACGGCACTGCAGATAATGGAAGGGGCAGCTTCATCATGCAAGATATGGTTTACTTGCAAAGGGTCTCTAATTTTTACCAGGTAAGGTTGAGATGAGCTGGTAGTTAGCCACCTGAATTAAGTTACTCTTTTCTCTGTTGTGCTATCTGAATCTAGCCATCTAGGATATCTATGTCAGCATGTCACAGCATGTTCTCAACTCTTTTTCTCCATTTTTTTCCCGAACATAATCCTGATAGGTATACCTCTTAAGATATAGCAGTAATTGCTATTTACTGTCAAATTGACAGAGAGGCCAATGCAGAAGTTCCTGCAGTGCCATCATCACCAGCCAAATGAGATCAATAATGATCCACAAATTGGAGAACAAAGCGTCAAGCTCAAATGTAAGTACTATGAACGATATGCGAAGATCAAGAAGAGATGTAGCGTGCTCTCAATCCGGGAGAACTGGTGGTACGCTGCCTCAACCATTTGAAGATGCTGAATCTACTTTCAATGGCAAGCCAAGGAGACCATGGAGCTCAGAGGACTTCTCTGTTGACTCTGACAGATCGCAGAACTCTTGCTGCAGTTCTTCACCAAACGATGGGCCAGTCAGTATCTATAAAACAGAAGCGGTTGATAACAATGATATAAGTTAAAATGGATCAAATATGCATCTTTCAACTGATGACTCATATGACAATATTTCAGCAACACCACATGAGCTGGTACGTACGATGTGCAATTGTTGAGATATAAAGAGGGGATTAGCACTAATACTCCTAGATTGCACATAGATTCTGATATATCAAATTTAATGGCCCAGGATAAACTTAAGGAGGCCCTCAGTGAAATTCAGCTTTTGAAAAAAGAAGTGCAAGAAGAATGCAATGAACGGCGAAATGCTGAAAGAGAACTGCATTCAGCTCTTCAAAAGGTATATGCTTTGCTCATTCACTGTGCTAGTCTAAAATCAAGATTGCATATCTGTTTATTAACGAAATCATAGGTACTCTTGTAGACCAAAGAGCTGGAGAAATCTTGTAGAAATGAGTTAAGGCAGCAGAAGGTATTCCAGGAGATGCTTGAAAAACAGAGGCACGAGATTGATGTAATGAGAAGAGAGCAAGAAGAAGCATATGCTGCACTATACAATGCAAATGAGCAGAAGGTCACACTAGAACAAGGAATAAGTGAGATCCAGCTATATGTTAAAGATAATGAAGATAAGTTAGCAACAAACAAACACCAACTGGAAGTGATCCAAGCAGATTATGACAGGTTACAACATGAGCGAGATGCTGCCATAAGGGAAGTGGCTGAACTGCAGGAAAGAACCGGCAGAGAGTTTTGTCACCATCTGAAGCACTAAACACAAGTTCTCTCTTATTGAGCTGCAGCAAGCAACACAAGACTTCGATCCAACACTTAAGATTGGCGAAGGTGGTTTTGGAAGTGTTTATAATGGCTTCCTCCTCAATACAACAGTAGCTATAAAATTGCTACATCCTCAAATCATGCAGGGGCAACCAGAATTCCATCAAGAGGCAAGTAATTATTCTTTTTTGTATGTAAACTACATTTCTGTTACAGAGAGTGTGACTTGCATCGGTATGATAATCTTCTGGCCGTTTCCTTGCAGGCTTCTGTTCTCAGCACAGTAAGGCATCCAATCCTCGTCACACTGATTGGTACATGTCCAGAAGCTTTTGGTCTAGTATACGAGTTCTTCCCGAATGGCAGCCTTGAAGATCGCCTAGCATGCAAGAACAACACACCACCACTCACGTGGCAGACACGCACTCGAATTATTGGAGAGATGTGTTCAGCTCTCATTTTCCTTCATTCAAACAAACCTCACCCTGTGGTTCATGGTGACCTGAAGCCAGACAACATTCTTCTCGATGCCAATTATTCCAGCAAATTAGGAGACTTCGGAATCTGTCGACTTTTGATACAAACAAACACCTGCAGCACAACCCTTTACCGGACAACAAACCCAAGAGGGGCCTTCTCTTTTATGGATCCTGAATTTCTGACCACTGGTGAACTCACACCACGGTCTGATGTATACTCCTTTGGCATTATCATCCTATGGCTTCTGACAGGGAAACAACATCAAAGGATTGCTGAAATAGTGGAACAAGCCATTGAGCA
The sequence above is drawn from the Panicum hallii strain FIL2 chromosome 7, PHallii_v3.1, whole genome shotgun sequence genome and encodes:
- the LOC112901472 gene encoding branched-chain-amino-acid aminotransferase 5, chloroplastic-like; translation: MELRTSAARSFASPASGHGTVPFPRIPSRLVWSRSTQRTSLRGPVARMRSRFSTLMTTTYNTGTPDLVDFNWDALGFQLVPTDFMYLMRCSSDGVFTKGELVPYGPIELNPAAAVLNYGQGLLEGLRAHRKEDGSILLFRPHENALRMRTGADRLCMPAPSVEQFLEAVKLTVLANKRWVPPTGKGSLYIRPQLIGSGAILGVAPAPQYTFIVFVCPVGHYFKDGLSPISLLTEEEYHRAAPGGTGDIKTIGNYASVVSAQRRAKEKGHSDVLYLDPIHNKFVEEVSSCNIFMVKDNVISTPLLTGTILPGITRKSVMGIAQNLGFQVEERNITIGELLGADEVFCTGTAVVLSPVGSITYRERKVEYGKSQEAGVVSQQLYAAFTAIQKGFVEDSMGWTLELN